From Mauremys mutica isolate MM-2020 ecotype Southern chromosome 15, ASM2049712v1, whole genome shotgun sequence, one genomic window encodes:
- the SNRPA gene encoding U1 small nuclear ribonucleoprotein A, whose product MAVPETRPNHTIYINNLNEKIKKDELKKSLYAIFSQFGQILDILVSQSLKMRGQAFVIFKEISSATNALRSMQGFPFYDKPMRIQYAKSDSDIISKMKGTYVERDRKREKRKPKGPETPVVKKQMPGAAAPVGAAVQGAVPGMPPMNQAPRMMHHMAGQPPYMPPPGMIPPPGMTPGGIAPGAMAPQQMMPGQMPPTQPLSENPPNHILFLTNLPEETNELMLSMLFNQFPGFKEVRLVPGRHDIAFVEFDNEVQAGAARDALQGFKITQSNAMKISFAKK is encoded by the exons ATGGCCGTCCCGGAAACCCGCCCCAATCACACCATCTACATCAACAACCTCAACGAGAAGATCAAGAAGGATG AGCTGAAGAAATCTCTCTACGCCATCTTCTCCCAGTTCGGCCAGATCCTGGATATCCTGGTGTCCCAGAGCCTGAAGATGAGGGGACAAGCCTTTGTCATCTTCAAGGAGATCAGCAGCGCCACCAACGCCTTGAGGTCCATGCAGGGGTTCCCCTTCTACGACAAGCCGATG AGGATCCAGTACGCCAAGTCGGACTCCGACATCATCTCGAAAATGAAAGGCACCTACGTGGAGCGGGACCGCAAGCGGGAGAAGAGGAAGCCTAAGGGCCCGGAGACGCCCGTCGTCAAGAAACAGAtgcctggggcagctgctccGGTGGGAGCCGCAGTGCAAGGAGCTGTCCCT ggaATGCCGCCAATGAACCAGGCCCCCCGCATGATGCACCACATGGCAGGCCAGCCTCCGTACATGCCCCCTCCGGGTATGATCCCCCCACCTGGCATGACGCCCGGAGGAATCGCACCAGGGGCCATGGCTCCTCAGCAGATGATGCCTGGCCAGATGCCGCCTACCCAGCCG CTCTCTGAGAACCCTCCCAATCACATCCTCTTCCTCACCAACCTGCCCGAGGAGACCAACGAGCTGATGCTGTCCATGCTCTTCAATCA gttcccggGGTTCAAGGAGGTGCGGCTGGTGCCCGGGCGGCATGACATCGCTTTTGTGGAGTTCGATAACGAGGTGCAGGCTGGAGCCGCCCGCGACGCCCTCCAGGGCTTCAAGATCACACAGAGCAACGCCATGAAGATTTCCTTCGCCAAGAAGTGA
- the MIA gene encoding melanoma-derived growth regulatory protein yields the protein MANARLWARAALLGALLGLLQGGRPLGELAEKKLCADADCSHPISIAVALQDYAAPDCRFIPIQRGQVVYVFSKLRGRGRLFWGGSVQGDYYGEQPARLGFFPRSVVQESQNLRPGKVQVKTDQWDFSCQ from the exons ATGGCTAACGCCCGGCTCTGGGCCCGGGCCGCTCTGCTGGGCgccctgctggggctgctgcaggggggccGGCCGCTGGGCGAGCTGGCGGAGAAGAAGCTGTGTGCGGACGCCGACTGCAGCC atccgATCTCCATCGCGGTGGCCCTGCAGGATTACGCCGCCCCCGACTGCCGCTTCATCCCCATCCAGCGCGGGCAGGTCGTCTACGTCTTCTCCAAGctgaggggccggggccggctgtTCTGGGGCGGCAGC GTGCAGGGGGATTATTACGGGGAGCAGCCCGCCCGCCTGGGCTTCTTTCCCCGCAGCGTGGTCCAGGAGAGCCAGAACCTCAGGCCGGGGAAGGTGCAGGTCAAAACCGAT CAATGGGATTTCTCCTGCCAGTGA